A genomic window from Anthonomus grandis grandis chromosome 2, icAntGran1.3, whole genome shotgun sequence includes:
- the LOC126750638 gene encoding cyclin-H, which produces MFPTSTQRKHWMFSSEEELNSLRENANSRHILTYGRNMNEATKLAYFLNPEEEKTMVKRFENHLKDFCKRFQPPMPKCVMGTAFHYFKRFYIKNSVMNYHPKEIMVTCIYLACKVDEFNVSIQQFVANIKGDRDKATDVILNNELLLMEQLNFHLSIHNPFRPAEGLLIDIKTRGSLHDPERLRPGIDQFLDRVFLTDAILLYSPSQVALAAILHAASKLQENLDSYVTEILFAKGGTDKLHILIDAVRAIRSMEKTAGTMPDKNVIKMLDKKLDKCRNPENNPDSDIYKKKMQAMLDEDDDVYAAISSQNQLRDESALNMSIPASPDGA; this is translated from the coding sequence ATGTTTCCCACAAGTACCCAACGGAAACATTGGATGTTCAGCAGCGAAGAAGAATTAAATTCCCTAAGAGAGAACGCTAATAGCCGACACATTTTAACTTATGGGAGGAACATGAATGAAGCAACTAAACTAGCCTATTTCCTTAATCCCGAGGAAGAGAAAACCATGGTAAAACGGTTCGAAAACCACCTAAAGGATTTTTGTAAAAGGTTCCAGCCTCCCATGCCCAAATGTGTTATGGGCACAGCATTCCACTACTTCAAaaggttttatataaaaaactctGTCATGAACTATCATCCCAAAGAAATCATGGTCACTTGCATCTATTTGGCTTGTAAAGTCGATGAATTCAATGTGTCTATTCAGCAGTTTGTAGCAAATATTAAAGGAGACAGAGACAAAGCTACTGATGTGATACTTAATAATGAACTGTTGCTTATGGAGCAgctaaattttcatttatcaaTACACAATCCATTTAGGCCAGCGGAAGGGTTacttatagatataaaaacaAGAGGTTCCTTGCATGATCCTGAAAGGTTACGCCCAGGAATCGACCAATTTCTGGACCGAGTCTTTTTAACAGATGCAATTTTACTTTATTCACCTAGCCAAGTTGCCCTGGCGGCGATTTTACATGCAGCATCGAAATTGCAAGAAAACTTGGATTCATATGTTACGGAAATCCTATTTGCGAAAGGTGGCACAGACAAGTTGCATATATTGATAGATGCAGTGAGAGCCATAAGATCAATGGAAAAAACTGCCGGGACTATGCcagataaaaatgttattaaaatgcTTGATAAAAAGTTGGATAAATGCAGGAACCCAGAAAATAATCCTGATAgtgatatttataaaaagaaaatgcaaGCCATGTTGGATGAGGATGATGATGTTTATGCTGCTATATCATCACAGAATCAGTTGAGGGATGAAAGTGCTTTAAATATGAGCATACCTGCGTCTCCTGATGGGGCTTAA
- the LOC126750635 gene encoding serine/threonine-protein kinase Pink1, mitochondrial yields the protein MSLRAIGGRLFKHGASILRQAQRGKPAGKPTTRKISNISKPVEQVSTPVQKSDFLRNNRYHVFRNIGIQVSQRAKRVLIDDVLNRVSRSSECGVFKGISQRGLYGNSGPVLALVGFAVVGQGLLTKDEELEGVCWEIRECMSKIQSNRDSRTQHPSSDDSPLTVKSFVFGKPIAKGANAVVYSVNYASEAENLRQGSQFPLALKMMFNYDIQSNSLAILKAMYRETVPATVYYNRHGITDYEYEFLNRTRHLPAHPNIVKILSVFTDFIPELEQCREMYPAALPKRIDPEGEGRNMSLFILMNKYHQNLQEYIASSPNLPLRTSALLLTQLLEGVVHMVANNIAHRDIKADNILLELSDPKSPLAVISDFGCCLADKSTDLVVPYTSFDIEKGGNTALMAPEIISKKPGPFSRLNYLKSDMWAVGALGYEVFGAPNPFYGNRNTRLLSSTYKDEDLPSLPSSVPGLFNRLVKNLLRRDPSDRLSPEIAANVCQLFLWAPNSWLDENTKFPNYEEILEWVLNLAAKILCEAGNFKEGNKLTCVEYLVISTFLCRVKLQRVREALEWVRHGGV from the exons ATGTCTCTCCGAGCCATAGGGGGCAGGCTATTTAAACATGGAGCCTCGATCCTACGGCAAGCTCAACGTGGAAAACCTGCCGGAAAACCCACCACACGAAAAATCAGCAACATCTCTAAACCTGTGGAGCAAGTCTCCACGCCAGTACAGAAGTCGGATTTCTTGAGGAACAACCGCTACCATGTATTTAGAAATATTGGTATTCAAGTGAGCCAAAGGGCTAAAAGAGTGCTAATCGACGATGTCTTAAATCGCGTGTCGAGAAGCAGCGAATGTGGTGTATTTAAAGGGATTTCACAGAGGGGGCTCTATGGAAACTCTGGGCCTGTATTAGCTCTTGTTGGGTTTGCTGTTGTTGGCCAGGGTCTCCTTACAAAGGATGAGGAACTTGAAG gcGTCTGCTGGGAGATCCGAGAATGCATGTCTAAAATCCAATCGAACAGAGATTCTAGAACCCAACACCCTTCATCGGACGACTCGCCTTTAACCGTAAAAAGTTTCGTCTTTGGTAAACCAATAGCAAAAGGTGCAAACGCAGTTGTATATTCAGTAAACTATGCCTCAGAAGCAGAGAACTTAAGACAAGGCAGCCAGTTCCCTCTGGCACTTAAAATGATGTTTAATTATGACATCCAGTCAAATTCCCTGGCTATCTTAAAAGCCATGTATAGAGAAACGGTCCCGGCAACAgtttattataacagacatgGAATTACTGATTATGaatatgagtttttaaataggACAAGACATCTGCCGGCACATCCTAATATCGTTAAAATCTTGTCTGTATTCACTGATTTCATCCCCGAATTGGAACAGTGTAGAGAAATGTATCCAGCTGCTTTGCCAAAGAGAATAGATCCAGAAGGAGAGGGTAGAAATATGTCCTTGTTCATCTTGATGAACAAATACCACCAAAACCTACAGGAATATATTGCCTCCTCACCAAATCTTCCGTTAAGAACTTCTGCCTTACTACTTACCCAGCTACTGGAAGGAGTTGTGCATATGGTGGCAAACAACATTGCTCATAGAGACATAAAAGCAGACAACATATTATTGGAACTGTCTGATCCTAAAAGCCCACTGGCAGTTATTAGTGATTTCGGCTGTTGCCTGGCAGATAAAAGTACAGATTTGGTGGTGCCTTATACGAGTTTTGATATAGAAAAAGGAGGAAATACTGCACTTATGGCACCggaaattatatcgaaaaagcCAGGACCTTTTAGCAGGTTGAATTATCTTAAGTCGGATATGTGGGCGGTCGGAGCGCTAG GTTACGAAGTATTCGGTGCGCCAAATCCATTCTACGGCAACCGTAATACGCGACTGTTAAGTTCGACGTACAAAGACGAAGATTTGCCATCATTACCGAGCTCTGTGCCTGGCCTTTTTAACCGACtggttaaaaatttgttaaggCGAGACCCCAGTGACCGTTTAAGTCCAGAAATCGCGGCTAACGTCTGTCAACTGTTCCTTTGGGCTCCCAATTCTTGGCTGGATGAAAACACGAAGTTCCCCAACTACGAGGAGATCCTGGAGTGGGTGCTCAATTTGGCCGCTAAGATACTTTGTGAGGCAGGAAACTTTAAGGAGGGTAATAAGTTGACTTGTGTGGAGTATTTGGTTATTTCGACGTTTTTGTGCAGGGTTAAGTTGCAAAGGGTTAGGGAGGCGTTGGAATGGGTCAGACATGGTGGGGTTTAA